In Dendropsophus ebraccatus isolate aDenEbr1 chromosome 14, aDenEbr1.pat, whole genome shotgun sequence, the following proteins share a genomic window:
- the LOC138772096 gene encoding glucose-6-phosphatase catalytic subunit 1-like encodes MENGMDALHHSGVEMVQYLQMNYKSSQDWFMFISFAADLRNTFFIFFPIWFHLCESVGIKLIWVAVIGDWLNLVFKWILFGQRPYWWVHDTDYYNNMTAPIIQQFPVTCETGPGSPSGHAMGSAGVYYVMVTSLLTIMLNRKHSATFKSRFLQAVLWAGFWVVQICVCLSRIFLAAHFPHQVVCGVISGMLVAEVFGNVQSIYKATFKRYVYTTLFLFSFALGFYLVLKAVGVDLLWTLEKAKRWCDRPEWIHIDTTPFAGLLRNLGIFFGLGLALNSQMYKESCQGKLSNQFTFRLCCIATSLFVLHIFDSFKPPTKVEMVFYLLSFCKSAAVPLACVGIVPYCISHVLNKKEKVL; translated from the exons ATGGAGAACGGCATGGATGCTCTCCACCACTCTGGGGTCGAAATGGTCCAATATCTCCAGATGAACTACAAGAGTTCCCAAGACTGGTTCATGTTCATCTCCTTTGCTGCTGATCTGAGAAACACCTTCTTCATTTTCTTCCCCATCTGGTTCCACCTGTGTGAGTCGGTGGGCATCAAACTCATCTGGGTGGCAGTGATCGGGGACTGGCTCAACCTTGTCTTCAAGTG GATCCTGTTTGGCCAGAGACCATACTGGTGGGTACACGACACCGATTACTACAACAACATGACGGCCCCCATCATCCAGCAGTTTCCTGTTACCTGTGAGACTGGTCCAG GGAGTCCTTCAGGTCATGCGATGGGTTCTGCTGGAGTCTACTATGtcatggtgacatcactgcttacaATCATGCTGAACAGGAAGCATTCAGCCACCTTTAAAAGCAG ATTCCTCCAGGCTGTTCTATGGGCTGGATTCTGGGTTGTCCAGATTTGTGTCTGTCTATCCCGAATATTCCTTGCTGCTCATTTTCCCCATCAGGTTGTTTGCGGAGTCATATCAG GAATGCTGGTAGCCGAAGTTTTTGGCAACGTTCAATCCATCTACAAGGCCACCTTTAAGAGATACGTCTATACAaccctcttcctcttctcctttgCCTTGGGCTTCTACCTGGTTCTGAAAGCAGTGGGGGTCGACCTCCTGTGGACATTGGAGAAGGCCAAGAGATGGTGCGACCGACCTGAATGGATCCACATTGACACCACTCCTTTTGCCGGACTGTTGAGGAATCTTGGCATCTTCTTCGGATTAGGCCTAGCGCTTAACTCTCAGATGTATAAGGAAAGCTGTCAAGGGAAGCTTTCCAACCAGttcaccttccgcctctgctgTATAGCAACGTCTCTGTTTGTTCTCCATATTTTTGACAGCTTCAAGCCGCCCACAAAAGTTGAGATGGTGTTCTACCTCCTCTCCTTCTGCAAGAGTGCTGCTGTTCCTTTAGCTTGTGTTGGGATCGTTCCTTACTGTATATCCCACGTTCTCAACAAGAAAGAGAAGGTTCTATAG
- the LOC138771643 gene encoding alanyl-tRNA editing protein Aarsd1-B-like isoform X1: protein MAFFCQKDSYATELLTEVVSCSPAQLKTENGGKKETLSGYNVILKDTVLFPEGGGQPDDRGFIGEVPVHRVTRQGPEAVHFVPSPLDPGSQVLMRVDWSRRFDHMQQHSGQHLITAIADSLYGFKTTSWELGRQRSSIELDTPTMTNEQAETIEQLVNQKIRQRVPVIVRVITTEDPEFNQVRSRGLPDDHAGPVRIIDIEGVDANMCCGTHVANLSDLQVIKILGTEKGKKNKTNLLFIAGERVLKYAARSYSVEKSLTALLKNGPEEHIEAVEKLQKSVKTLQKNNLTLLRDLAVLTAQSFKNSPDRSKLFSLHRKEGDNEFMNIIANEIGTEDTIIFLTVGDEKTSGLFLLAGPSEIIDQVGPRAANILDGKGAGKKGRFQGKANKMSQRGEVENLLWEVINGSAPKEE, encoded by the exons ATGGCGTTCTTTTGTCAGAAAGATAGCTACGCCACGGAG CTGCTGACCGAGGTCGTCTCCTGCAGTCCTGCTCAACTCAAGACCGAGAATGGAGGGAAGAAGGAGACGCTGTCTGGATACAACGTGATATTGAAGGACACCGTTCTGTTCCCTGAAGGGGGAGGACAG CCTGATGACAGAGGATTTATCGGGGAAGTTCCAGTGCATCGTGTCACCCGACAAGGCCCAGAAGCTGTACATTTTGTGCCATCACCCTTGGATCCAGGCTCCCAAGTACTAATGAGGGTAGACTGGAGCCGTAGATTTGACCACATGCAGCAACACTCAG gtcagcatcttatcacagccATCGCAGACTCTTTGTATGGGTTCAAGACAACCTCGTG GGAGCTTGGACGACAACGAAGTTCTATTGAGCTGGACACACCAACAATGACAAACGAACAGGCTGAAACTATAGAACAGCTGGTAAACCAGAAGATCCGGCAGCGGGTGCCGGTTATTGTGAGGGTGATTACtactgaggatccagaatttaacCAA GTCAGAAGCCGAGGTTTACCGGATGACCATGCTGGTCCGGTGAGAATAATTGACATAGAAGGAGTTGATGCAAACATGTGCTGTGGCACCCATGTCGCTAATCTGAGTGACCTCCAG GTGATTAAGATTTTAGGAACAGAAAAAGGGAAGAAGAACAAGACTAATTTACTGTTCATTGCAGGAGAGAGAGTATTAAAGTATGCAGCCCGCAGCTACAGCGTGGAGAAGTCTCTGACAGCTCTGTTAAA GAATGGGCCTGAGGAGCACATAGAAGCTGTGGAAAAACTGCAGAAGTCTGTGAAAACTCTTCAGAAG AATAATCTGACTTTATTGAGAGATCTCGCCGTCCTTACAGCCCAGAGCTTTAAAAACAGCCCAGACAGGAGCAAACTCTTCTCCTTACACCG AAAAGAAGGAGACAATGAGTTTATGAATATTATTGCAAATGAGATCGGCACAGAG GACACCATTATCTTCTTAACTGTTGGAGATGAAAAGACTTCAGGGTTATTCCTACTCGCTGGTCCATCTGAAATCATTGACCAAGTGGGACCAAG AGCTGCTAATATTCTAGATGGGAAAGGAGCTGGAAAGAAGGGACGTTTTCAAGGTAAAGCGAATAAGATGAGTCAAAGAGGAGAGGTGGAGAATCTGCTTTGGGAAGTCATAAATGGCTCTGCACCTAAAGAGGAATGA